The following proteins are co-located in the Hypomesus transpacificus isolate Combined female chromosome 23, fHypTra1, whole genome shotgun sequence genome:
- the fzd7a gene encoding frizzled-7a yields MAESKKSDQAFTAAFALMMVSALFPLCSGQYHGEKGISIPEHGFCQPISIPLCTDIAYNQTIMPNLLGHTNQEDAGLEVHQFYPLVKVQCSMDLKFFLCSMYAPVCTVLEQAIPPCRSLCERARQGCEALMNKFGFQWPERLRCENFPVHGAGEICVGQNTSDTGSPTSYPTPYVPELMTLPPNMGRPASPQQFSCPLQLEVPTYLNYNFMGVKDCGAPCEPTKPNGLMYFREEEVKFGRLWVGIWSILCCVSTLFTVLTYLVDMRRFRYPERPIIFLSGCYFMVAVAYAAGFFLEDKIVCIDKFKEDGYKTVAQGTKKEGCTILFMILYFFGMASSIWWVILSLTWFLSAGMKWGHEAIEANSQYFHLAAWAVPAVKTITILAMGQVDGDLLTGVCYVGIYNVDSLRGFVLAPLFVYLFIGTSFLLAGFVSLFRIRTIMKHDGTKTEKLEKLMVRIGVFSVLYTVPATIVIACYFYEQAFRGQWEKTWHMQTCKRFAVPCPPNNFAPMTPDFTVFMIKYLMTMIVGITSGFWIWSGKTLQSWRRFYKRLSNSNQGETTV; encoded by the coding sequence ATGGCGGAGTCAAAGAAATCGGACCAGGCATTTACAGCTGCTTTTGCACTGATGATGGTGAGTGCGCTTTTCCCGTTGTGTTCCGGACAGTATCACGGAGAGAAGGGGATCTCGATACCCGAGCATGGCTTTTGTCAACCCATTTCAATTCCCCTCTGCACGGACATCGCCTACAATCAAACCATTATGCCGAACCTTCTGGGCCACACAAACCAAGAGGACGCAGGGCTTGAGGTCCACCAGTTTTACCCATTAGTAAAGGTGCAGTGTTCCATGGACCTCAAGTTTTTCCTCTGTTCCATGTACGCACCGGTCTGCACCGTGCTCGAGCAAGCAATCCCACCGTGTCGCTCGCTGTGTGAGCGAGCGAGACAGGGCTGTGAAGCACTCATGAACAAATTCGGATTCCAGTGGCCGGAGAGACTCCGCTGCGAGAATTTCCCAGTTCACGGAGCAGGGGAGATATGCGTTGGTCAGAACACGTCGGACACTGGCAGCCCCACTTCATATCCGACACCATACGTTCCAGAACTCATGACCTTGCCGCCCAACATGGGTCGCCCGGCCAGTCCACAACAATTCTCCTGCCCTCTTCAGCTGGAGGTGCCCACTTATCTCAACTACAACTTCATGGGAGTGAAAGACTGCGGCGCGCCGTGCGAACCCACAAAGCCCAACGGATTGATGTATTTTCGTGAAGAAGAGGTGAAGTTCGGACGTCTATGGGTTGGCATCTGGTCGATTCTATGCTGTGTGAGCACCCTGTTCACGGTGCTTACATATCTGGTGGACATGCGGCGCTTTCGGTACCCAGAGCGACCCATTATCTTCCTCTCCGGCTGCTACTTCATGGTGGCCGTTGCATATGCGGCCGGGTTCTTTCTGGAGGACAAAATTGTGTGCATTGATAAGTTCAAAGAGGACGGATACAAGACGGTGGCACAGGGCACCAAGAAAGAGGGTTGCACTATCCTCTTTATGATCCTCTACTTCTTTGGCATGGCCAGCTCCATCTGGTGGGTGATTCTGTCCCTAACCTGGTTCCTCTCAGCTGGGATGAAGTGGGGGCACGAGGCCATCGAGGCAAACTCTCAGTATTTCCACCTGGCTGCTTGGGCTGTCCCAGCCGTGAAGACCATCACCATCCTGGCCATGGGACAAGTGGACGGAGACTTGCTCACGGGTGTTTGTTACGTGGGCATCTACAATGTTGATTCCCTGCGTGGATTCGTCCTGGCACCACTGTTTGTCTATCTGTTCATCGGGACTTCATTCCTCCTCGCTGGATTTGTGTCCCTGTTCCGGATCAGAACCATCATGAAACACGACGGGACCAAGACGGAGAAGCTGGAGAAACTGATGGTTCGTATCGGAGTGTTCAGCGTCCTTTACACCGTTCCAGCCACCATTGTGATAGCCTGCTATTTCTACGAACAAGCTTTCCGGGGACAGTGGGAAAAGACCTGGCACATGCAGACGTGCAAGCGTTTCGCCGTGCCCTGCCCTCCAAACAACTTTGCTCCCATGACACCGGACTTCACCGTCTTTATGATCAAGTATTTGATGACAATGATTGTCGGCATCACCTCCGGGTTCTGGATATGGTCGGGCAAAACGCTGCAGTCTTGGCGAAGGTTTTATAAAAGACTGAGCAACAGCAACCAAGGGGAAACTACAGTATGA